Below is a genomic region from Armatimonadota bacterium.
CGCGGACGTCCCCCTCAACGAGCGCGGTCGCGCCCAGGCCGCCGCTATTGCCGATGCGCTTGCCCACCAGCCGCTTGCGGCCGTCTATGCCAGTCCCCTGCAGCGCGCGCTGCAGACCGCGCAGCCCGTCGCCGCGGCTTGCGGCCTCGAAGTCCAGGTGGACCAGCGCCTCACCGACCTCGACTTCGGCGACTGGGAGGGCGTGCCCCTGCGCGAGGCGCCCGAGCGCTGGCCGGAGCTGTTCGCGCGCTGGAAGCGCGAGCCGGGCGGTGTCGTTTTCCCCGGTGGAGAAGGCCTGCCGGTGGTGCGCGAGCGCGCGATGGCGGCGATCGCGGAGATCGCCGCGCGCCACCGCGGCGAGACGGCAGCGGTGGTCTCCCATCGCGTCGTCACCAAGGTCGCGCTGCTGGCGATGCTGGGGCTGGACGAATCGCACTTCTGGCGCATCCGCCAGGACAACGGCTGCCTCAATCGCGTCGAGCGCGGCGACGACGGGTGGGTGGTGGTAACCATCAACGACCGCTGCCACCTGCGCGGGCTTGCCGCCGATGGCGCGCGGGATTTCTGAGGCGACTCAATGTGGCACAGCCGCCCTCGGCTGTGATGGGCCGAGCAAGTCGGCGCTCGGCCGGTTCGAGCGATAACCCCCGCGACTGCCCGTCGCAGGTAACGC
It encodes:
- a CDS encoding histidine phosphatase family protein — protein: MMTADASAVFYLLRHGETAWNREEVFRGRADVPLNERGRAQAAAIADALAHQPLAAVYASPLQRALQTAQPVAAACGLEVQVDQRLTDLDFGDWEGVPLREAPERWPELFARWKREPGGVVFPGGEGLPVVRERAMAAIAEIAARHRGETAAVVSHRVVTKVALLAMLGLDESHFWRIRQDNGCLNRVERGDDGWVVVTINDRCHLRGLAADGARDF